One genomic window of uncultured Erythrobacter sp. includes the following:
- the tssK gene encoding type VI secretion system baseplate subunit TssK: MSDRNRVAWREGMFLRPQHFQAQDRFMESFVGARHDWTQPYSWGFSEIEVDAGLAELGQFAIKSAKGIMPDGTPFSIPGDQPPPEPLAVSAQTRDADIFVTLPPRQSGAIEFAESEAGSLDARFSVTETQVSDNFSTDRAIEGIETGTPNLRFGMTPDETEGRLLLGVARVREVSGKKLIFDDRFIAPAVDVRASRLKSALSDLIGRSDQMVGELALRAAESTEGGQDTYRAFLLLQSLNRWAAILRHLVTLPSVHPERMFENLVAMAGEISTLTRKERRPPELPEYDHENLQGCFDPVIDLLQTLLSGEFDRSVEPLDLDARGPGSYMHVVKNRSLLKQSYIYLAVADKTKSLEDIRKRFPSVCKIGPNTKMRELVANQLQPGVALRHVTTPPTQLHVLPGYVYFELDRGAADWAEIYDAPAMGLFVADDWPELKLELWAVKQKQ; encoded by the coding sequence ATGAGCGATCGCAACCGTGTTGCTTGGCGCGAAGGCATGTTCCTTCGGCCACAACACTTTCAGGCCCAAGACCGGTTCATGGAATCGTTCGTCGGCGCTCGGCATGATTGGACGCAGCCGTATTCGTGGGGCTTTTCCGAGATTGAAGTCGATGCAGGATTGGCCGAGCTGGGGCAGTTTGCGATCAAGTCTGCCAAGGGCATCATGCCCGACGGAACGCCGTTCTCGATACCGGGCGATCAACCCCCTCCGGAACCGCTCGCAGTAAGCGCGCAGACCCGCGACGCTGATATTTTCGTAACGCTGCCGCCGCGCCAATCGGGCGCAATCGAGTTCGCCGAATCCGAAGCAGGTTCGCTGGACGCACGCTTCTCGGTCACCGAGACGCAGGTCAGCGACAATTTCTCGACCGATCGAGCGATTGAGGGGATTGAAACCGGCACGCCGAATCTGCGGTTTGGTATGACACCGGATGAGACCGAAGGGCGCTTGCTGCTCGGCGTGGCGCGGGTCCGCGAAGTATCAGGTAAGAAACTGATCTTCGATGATCGTTTCATTGCGCCTGCTGTCGATGTTCGCGCGTCGAGGCTAAAGAGTGCGCTTTCCGACCTGATTGGCCGGTCCGACCAGATGGTTGGGGAACTCGCCTTGCGTGCGGCAGAATCGACCGAAGGCGGACAAGACACCTATCGGGCGTTTCTGCTGCTTCAATCGCTCAACCGTTGGGCTGCCATTCTGCGCCACCTAGTGACGCTGCCATCGGTTCACCCCGAAAGGATGTTCGAGAACCTGGTTGCTATGGCGGGCGAGATATCGACTCTGACACGCAAAGAGCGCCGCCCTCCGGAACTGCCCGAATACGATCATGAGAATTTGCAGGGATGCTTCGATCCTGTGATCGATCTGCTCCAGACATTGCTGTCGGGCGAGTTCGATCGTTCGGTCGAACCACTTGATCTCGATGCTCGGGGCCCCGGTTCTTATATGCACGTCGTCAAGAACCGCTCGCTGCTCAAGCAGAGCTACATCTATCTGGCGGTGGCGGACAAGACGAAGTCACTGGAGGATATCCGCAAGCGCTTCCCATCGGTCTGCAAAATTGGTCCGAACACCAAGATGCGCGAATTGGTTGCGAACCAGCTGCAGCCGGGCGTTGCGCTGCGTCATGTCACTACGCCGCCGACGCAGCTTCATGTGCTGCCGGGATATGTGTATTTTGAGCTTGATCGCGGCGCGGCCGACTGGGCCGAAATCTACGATGCACCGGCCATGGGCCTGTTCGTGGCGGATGACTGGCCTGAGCTGAAACTCGAACTATGGGCGGTTAAGCAGAAACAATGA
- the icmH gene encoding type IVB secretion system protein IcmH/DotU — translation MSGDDRNKTVFRPSPLKGKGGGAGSGANSPGGQSGQQSSGGFSSTDDWDSPAPPGTPPPPPPASGGSFKPLDNDPFGVPAQPAPSGGPKLDTSDAQFHDTVPPAPQPPDDRNPLMAYAAPVLAMAAALQSGRWEISMGEFHRRAREAIGKFESAIQPIYSEGVRQRAKYAVCATVDDIAQNLPGVGGGGAQWAQRNMVVTFFRESIGGDRFWDFVQEMLRDPAKNRDLIELFHACIATGFEGRTRAMPDGFSKRQQVSANLIGALEHVRSLSERDMVTQWQGADAPRKPNNFWSIVGLVAAATAGICFLIFLMFFLALMASGSSPYDRVAALLQEEPVALSRNAAPLELPATGTETRLRQFLSSEIDQGLVTVDGNRVRTTIGTLFEPASDQLTSGRTPIFTKIGQAIEFESGPVTVEGHADSDKISTIAFPDNIALSRARAQTVAQIIRGELTDASRVTVVGLGDTVPLASNDTAEGKAQNRRVEFVVELGE, via the coding sequence ATGAGCGGGGACGACCGGAACAAGACGGTGTTTCGCCCTTCGCCACTGAAGGGCAAAGGCGGCGGCGCCGGTTCCGGAGCAAACTCGCCGGGCGGACAAAGCGGGCAGCAGTCGTCGGGAGGCTTTAGCAGTACCGACGATTGGGATTCTCCCGCACCCCCGGGAACCCCTCCTCCCCCTCCTCCAGCATCGGGTGGATCATTCAAGCCGCTGGACAACGATCCATTCGGTGTCCCGGCCCAGCCAGCTCCATCTGGCGGACCGAAACTCGACACCAGCGATGCCCAGTTTCACGACACCGTTCCGCCCGCTCCGCAGCCACCGGATGATCGTAACCCATTGATGGCGTATGCTGCGCCGGTTCTGGCGATGGCGGCGGCGCTTCAGTCGGGTCGATGGGAAATCTCGATGGGTGAATTCCATCGCCGTGCACGCGAAGCCATCGGTAAGTTCGAATCCGCAATCCAACCGATCTACAGCGAAGGCGTACGTCAGCGGGCCAAGTATGCAGTTTGCGCAACCGTCGACGATATTGCCCAGAACCTGCCCGGCGTGGGCGGCGGTGGTGCGCAGTGGGCGCAGCGCAATATGGTCGTGACGTTCTTCCGCGAGAGTATTGGTGGGGACCGGTTCTGGGATTTTGTGCAGGAGATGCTGCGCGACCCAGCGAAGAACCGCGATCTTATCGAACTGTTCCACGCTTGCATCGCCACCGGCTTCGAAGGACGCACACGCGCGATGCCGGACGGCTTCAGCAAACGGCAACAGGTCAGCGCAAACCTCATCGGAGCGCTCGAACATGTTCGCAGCCTATCCGAGCGCGACATGGTCACTCAGTGGCAAGGCGCCGATGCACCTCGCAAGCCGAACAATTTTTGGAGCATAGTCGGCTTGGTCGCTGCGGCGACCGCTGGCATCTGTTTCCTGATCTTCCTGATGTTCTTCCTCGCGCTAATGGCGAGCGGATCTTCGCCCTATGACCGGGTGGCGGCTCTGTTGCAGGAGGAGCCGGTGGCACTCAGTCGCAACGCTGCTCCCCTTGAGCTCCCGGCAACAGGCACCGAAACTCGGCTTCGGCAATTTCTCTCCAGTGAGATTGATCAGGGCCTGGTGACTGTCGATGGCAACCGAGTGCGCACGACCATCGGTACCCTGTTCGAACCGGCCTCGGATCAGCTGACGTCAGGCCGCACCCCGATCTTCACGAAGATTGGGCAAGCCATCGAGTTTGAGAGCGGCCCTGTCACGGTCGAAGGCCACGCCGATTCCGACAAAATCTCGACCATCGCATTTCCAGACAACATCGCATTGTCGCGAGCGCGGGCTCAGACGGTGGCGCAGATCATCCGAGGCGAGCTAACCGATGCGTCGCGAGTTACCGTGGTCGGTTTGGGAGACACCGTTCCGCTTGCATCCAACGACACAGCCGAAGGCAAGGCGCAGAACCGGCGCGTTGAATTTGTTGTCGAGCTTGGTGAATAG